The Sorangiineae bacterium MSr11367 genome window below encodes:
- a CDS encoding SDR family NAD(P)-dependent oxidoreductase, which produces MSDSSADLAVQKRTLLALKKLQAKVDALEHARNEPIAIIGAGCRFPGGVTDLASYRQLLREGGDAIVEVPKDRWDIDRWYDPDPDANGKMYTRAGGFLQGSSVADFDARFFGITRREANAMDPQQRMLLEVGWEALEHAGLPPTRLAGSRTGVFVGISVSDYSFLSGTVPSAIDPYTATGWGFAFSAGRISYVLGLQGPSMAVDTACSSSLVSVHLACQSLRAGECTTALAGGVMLLLSPLSFVMLSRLRALSPDGRCKTFDAAANGIARGEGCGMVVLKRLSDARRDGDRVLATLLGGGVQHDGASSSFTVPNGRAQQAVMREALTAARLAPADVGYVEAHGTGTILGDPIEVDALAAVYGEGRDAATPLAVGSVKTNLGHLESAAGIAGLLKAVLAVQGGELFPHLHVREPNPHIAWERLPVRVADASTPWPADRRRVAGVSAFGMSGTNAHMLVGAVEEAPSAARSPSHAVHLLPLSAKSPEALRMVAQRYAGALEDASLEDICFTASTGRVHFEHRAAVLGTSAGELREKLVALAEGTAPEAPHTAQDPALADLAALYIKGDRIDWADVHRGGGHRLCTLPAYPFQRQRYWITTEAASEAPLPQASSARGELARTLQEAPARRRRDLLTAHVAAAVRTVLALGPDEPLDLEAGFFNLGVDSLMSAELRKRLEVGLDHALSATVTFDHPSVRSMVDHLLRALPYLEGAAIAPVVTATRAAHEPIAIIGMACRFPGGANDVEAYWTLLRDGVDGTSDMPPERWDVDAFYSPEKGAPGKMSTRRGGFLRGVPFDGFDAEFFGMAPREASAMDPQQRLLLEVGWEALEDAGCVPEHLAASRTAVMVGIASSDYLALQNAGPASRLEPYMVTGTAHSCAAGRLSFTLGLQGPCLSIDTACSSSLVAAHLACQSLVSGEADLALVAGVNMMLAPEPFVFFSQAGALAADGRCKTFDASGDGYARGEGCGAVVLKRLSDAQRHGDRLRAVVRGSAVNHDGRTSALSVPNGPAQEAVIRQAFANAGMEPARVGYVEAHAAGTPLGDPIEMQALAAALGEGRGAENPLLVGSAKTNIGHLEASAGIAGLIKGVLILEHGEVPPHLHLREPTPLIPWERLGVNVPVERTPFRHEVVGVSSFGMSGTNAHLVLEQAPRPAEGPAASPRAHCLPLSARSPEALRAIVQRYVAELNEGSLADAHCEDVSFTAGARRGHHAHRVAVVGRTREEWIAALKGVFEPAVVPLGRRKWVFVFSGLTTPWPGMAAGLLRDEPIFRDALTACSEAIAKHAPFSVRDLIAEGQVRADSFDLVQPALFAVQVSLAALWRAWGIEPEAVVGHSMGEVAAAHVAGALSLDDAAHAITVRSQLIRRVQASGARGGAMVIEVPYQEAPALLEELGVSGSVFIAGANAPRITVLSGEPRALEGVLSALKARNVFCQRLATNVAGHSPALQALEGDLLRELASLRPRRPEIPFFSSVPGQGPEPAFDAAYWAANLIRPVHLWPAVERLLNEGYDGFLELGVHPSLINPIEQGLHQVGAKGVVLSSLRRPEDDRTVMLQTAASLFAAGAPVDFRRIGSAHARVVDLPKYPWQRKRHWTAPSAASPEAKQTAPSRVHPLLGVHLVSARASKEHFFDIASDAALWRDHRAHGVSMLPSTLLLEAVLAAAVEASKRGSSVLESWTVHEPALLGDDGSVSGQLVLVPGDGARMRFELYDASQSLHASGELRTAAEDGAPVAIALSEVRARCTRELTGAQHLERLEECGLAYGESFAGLERIWRGDGEALGLFRLPEGTDANAFRVHPPAIEMALRLTAGVLSGEDPRMPVRFEGVRFHRRITGRHCWLHTRHLASGALRVSLLDDAGRVAMEASSVHLAPGPRALVEAAADRASGEWLYDVAWQPAPPLAPAPGSPSRGTYLVLTDAAGVGEPLVRALAARGHEVITAVPGARAELGPHAVAVDPQSHEDWHWLLQRAGSALRGVVHLWGLDAPAMEGLALEELAAAQRVGCSVIPPLVRALSTHDTGAKIWFVTRGTQPASPSASLNVVQAPLWGMARVVALEHPEWWGGLVDLDPRPSPHEADVLLAEILHSDGEDQVAYRDGTRRVARLVRTSGEELPAAVTFRDDATYLVVGGVRGLGLDLAGWMVERGARHLVLTGRSPGDSEPAVSALERAGASVRVRAVDVGDAAQMQALFAEVASSGPALKGVIHAAGINRAAPLAEVDAPLLESVLAAKVRGGWLLEQLTAALPLDFMALLSSVAGTWGAASLGPYSAANHFLDALAHHRRAQGRAATSIGLGTWAGGGMGVALAENPKLKKLFSQMGYSVMSPAPTLEILGRFTGTSATQRVLTNLDWSRFKPIFETKRRRPLLDEIAIEGAEWSGPAAGELRTKLAAVSDADERFALLRGHVRARVAEAMGYEDATTLQSEQGFFQLGMDSIMSVQLRMRLQTDLMQPLPPTMVFEHPTVKALAGFLLGTLGTMPSTTPTAPPPADPAPADGQLSEDELVLQLANELAELGVNLDESQA; this is translated from the coding sequence GTGAGCGATTCGTCCGCGGACCTCGCCGTTCAAAAACGAACCTTGCTGGCCCTGAAGAAGCTTCAGGCCAAGGTCGACGCCCTCGAGCACGCCCGAAATGAGCCGATTGCCATCATCGGTGCGGGGTGCCGCTTTCCCGGCGGCGTGACCGATCTCGCGTCCTATCGGCAGCTCCTTCGCGAGGGCGGTGATGCGATCGTCGAGGTCCCGAAAGACCGCTGGGACATCGACCGCTGGTACGATCCGGATCCCGACGCGAACGGCAAGATGTACACGCGCGCGGGTGGCTTTCTCCAGGGAAGCAGCGTGGCCGACTTCGATGCCCGCTTCTTCGGCATCACCCGGCGCGAAGCCAATGCCATGGACCCGCAGCAGCGGATGCTCCTCGAGGTGGGCTGGGAGGCGCTCGAGCACGCGGGCCTGCCCCCCACGCGGCTCGCGGGCAGCCGCACCGGCGTGTTCGTGGGGATCAGCGTCAGCGATTACTCGTTCCTGAGCGGGACGGTGCCCTCGGCGATCGATCCGTACACGGCCACGGGCTGGGGCTTTGCGTTCTCGGCCGGGCGCATCTCCTACGTCCTCGGTCTCCAAGGTCCGAGCATGGCCGTGGACACCGCGTGCTCGTCGTCGCTCGTTTCGGTGCACTTGGCCTGCCAGAGCCTGCGCGCCGGCGAGTGCACCACGGCGTTGGCGGGCGGTGTGATGCTCCTGCTCTCGCCGCTCTCGTTCGTGATGCTCTCGCGGTTGCGCGCGCTGTCGCCGGATGGGCGCTGCAAGACGTTCGACGCCGCGGCCAATGGCATCGCCCGGGGCGAAGGCTGCGGAATGGTCGTCCTCAAGCGCCTCTCCGACGCCCGACGGGACGGCGATCGGGTGCTTGCGACCCTTCTTGGCGGCGGGGTCCAGCACGACGGGGCCTCGAGCAGCTTCACCGTACCCAACGGGCGCGCGCAGCAAGCGGTGATGCGCGAGGCGCTCACTGCCGCACGCCTCGCGCCGGCCGACGTGGGGTACGTCGAGGCCCATGGCACGGGCACGATCCTCGGCGATCCCATCGAGGTGGACGCGCTGGCTGCCGTCTACGGTGAAGGCCGTGATGCGGCGACGCCGCTCGCCGTGGGCTCGGTCAAGACGAACCTCGGGCATCTGGAGTCGGCCGCCGGGATCGCGGGCCTGCTCAAGGCGGTGCTGGCGGTGCAGGGCGGCGAGCTGTTTCCGCACTTGCACGTGCGCGAGCCGAACCCGCACATTGCGTGGGAGCGCCTTCCGGTTCGCGTTGCGGATGCCTCGACACCGTGGCCGGCGGACCGGCGTCGCGTGGCGGGGGTGAGCGCCTTCGGCATGAGCGGCACCAATGCGCACATGCTCGTTGGTGCGGTGGAGGAGGCGCCTTCCGCGGCGCGCTCACCGTCGCACGCGGTGCACCTGCTGCCGCTCTCGGCCAAGAGCCCCGAGGCGCTGCGCATGGTCGCACAACGCTACGCGGGTGCCCTCGAGGATGCGTCGCTCGAGGACATCTGCTTCACCGCGAGTACCGGACGCGTGCACTTCGAGCATCGGGCGGCGGTGCTGGGGACGTCGGCCGGCGAGCTGCGCGAGAAGCTCGTCGCGCTCGCGGAGGGGACGGCGCCCGAAGCGCCGCACACGGCGCAGGATCCCGCGCTCGCGGACCTGGCGGCCCTCTACATCAAGGGTGATCGCATCGACTGGGCCGATGTTCATCGCGGTGGTGGGCATCGCCTCTGCACTTTGCCCGCGTACCCGTTTCAGCGGCAGCGCTACTGGATCACCACCGAGGCGGCGTCCGAGGCGCCTTTGCCGCAGGCCTCGTCCGCGCGCGGCGAGCTTGCGCGCACCCTGCAGGAGGCGCCTGCCCGGCGGCGTCGCGACCTGCTGACCGCGCACGTCGCGGCGGCCGTTCGCACCGTGCTTGCGCTCGGGCCCGACGAGCCGCTCGATCTCGAGGCGGGCTTTTTCAACCTGGGCGTGGATTCGCTCATGTCCGCTGAGTTGCGCAAGCGGCTCGAGGTCGGGCTGGACCACGCGCTTTCGGCGACGGTGACCTTCGACCATCCCTCGGTGCGGTCGATGGTCGACCATTTGCTGCGCGCGTTGCCCTACCTCGAGGGAGCCGCCATCGCGCCCGTCGTTACCGCGACGCGCGCCGCCCACGAGCCCATCGCCATCATCGGCATGGCCTGCCGCTTCCCGGGCGGGGCGAACGACGTCGAGGCCTACTGGACCTTGCTGCGCGACGGCGTGGATGGCACCAGCGACATGCCGCCGGAGCGCTGGGACGTCGATGCGTTTTACAGCCCAGAAAAGGGCGCGCCCGGGAAGATGTCCACGCGGCGCGGCGGCTTCTTGCGGGGTGTCCCTTTCGACGGCTTCGACGCGGAGTTCTTCGGTATGGCTCCGCGCGAGGCGAGCGCCATGGATCCGCAGCAGCGGCTGCTGCTCGAGGTCGGCTGGGAAGCATTGGAAGACGCCGGGTGCGTGCCCGAGCACCTTGCCGCCAGCCGCACGGCGGTGATGGTGGGCATCGCCAGCTCGGACTACCTGGCCCTTCAAAACGCGGGCCCCGCAAGCCGTCTCGAGCCGTACATGGTCACGGGCACCGCGCATAGCTGCGCGGCGGGCCGGCTCTCCTTCACCTTGGGGCTGCAGGGGCCTTGCCTTTCCATCGACACGGCCTGCTCCTCGTCGCTCGTGGCGGCGCACCTGGCGTGCCAGTCGTTGGTCAGCGGGGAAGCGGATCTCGCCCTCGTGGCCGGCGTGAACATGATGCTCGCGCCCGAGCCGTTCGTCTTCTTCTCGCAGGCCGGGGCCCTTGCGGCCGATGGCCGGTGCAAGACCTTCGACGCCTCGGGCGACGGCTACGCGCGCGGGGAAGGTTGCGGCGCGGTCGTGCTCAAGCGGCTCTCCGATGCGCAGCGGCACGGCGATCGACTCCGCGCCGTGGTTCGCGGCTCGGCGGTCAACCACGACGGTCGCACCAGCGCGCTGTCCGTTCCCAATGGGCCGGCCCAAGAGGCGGTGATCCGGCAAGCCTTCGCCAACGCCGGGATGGAGCCGGCGCGGGTGGGCTATGTCGAGGCCCACGCGGCGGGAACGCCGCTCGGCGATCCCATCGAGATGCAAGCGCTCGCCGCGGCCTTGGGCGAAGGGCGCGGTGCGGAAAATCCCCTCTTGGTCGGATCCGCGAAGACGAACATCGGCCACCTCGAGGCCAGTGCGGGCATCGCGGGGCTCATCAAAGGCGTGCTCATTCTGGAGCACGGCGAGGTTCCCCCGCACCTTCATCTGCGCGAGCCCACCCCGCTCATCCCCTGGGAGCGTCTCGGCGTGAACGTCCCCGTCGAGCGTACGCCGTTTCGCCACGAGGTGGTCGGCGTCAGCTCGTTCGGCATGAGCGGCACCAATGCGCACCTCGTTCTCGAGCAGGCCCCCCGGCCCGCGGAGGGCCCCGCCGCGTCGCCGCGCGCCCACTGCTTGCCGCTCTCGGCGCGAAGCCCCGAGGCGTTGCGCGCCATCGTGCAACGTTACGTCGCCGAGCTGAACGAGGGCTCGCTCGCGGACGCGCACTGCGAAGACGTGAGCTTCACCGCCGGCGCGCGGCGCGGGCACCATGCCCATCGCGTGGCGGTGGTGGGGCGCACGCGCGAGGAGTGGATCGCGGCCTTGAAGGGCGTCTTCGAGCCAGCGGTCGTACCGTTGGGCCGGCGCAAGTGGGTGTTCGTCTTTTCCGGCCTGACCACGCCGTGGCCGGGCATGGCGGCCGGTCTGCTGCGCGACGAACCGATCTTTCGCGATGCGCTGACCGCGTGCTCGGAGGCGATTGCCAAGCATGCGCCGTTCTCCGTGCGGGATCTGATTGCCGAGGGCCAAGTGCGCGCGGACTCCTTCGACTTGGTGCAACCGGCGCTGTTTGCCGTGCAAGTGTCCCTGGCGGCGTTGTGGCGCGCGTGGGGCATCGAGCCCGAGGCGGTGGTGGGGCACAGCATGGGCGAGGTGGCGGCAGCCCACGTCGCCGGGGCGCTCTCGCTGGACGATGCGGCGCATGCGATCACCGTGCGGAGCCAGCTCATTCGCCGCGTGCAGGCGTCGGGCGCGCGCGGCGGTGCGATGGTCATCGAGGTGCCGTACCAAGAGGCGCCGGCGCTGCTCGAGGAGCTCGGCGTTTCCGGCAGCGTGTTCATCGCCGGGGCCAACGCGCCGCGCATCACCGTGCTCTCGGGCGAGCCGCGCGCGCTGGAGGGCGTCCTCTCGGCGCTCAAAGCGCGCAACGTGTTCTGCCAGCGCCTGGCGACCAACGTCGCGGGGCACAGTCCGGCGTTGCAGGCCCTCGAGGGCGACCTGCTTCGCGAGCTGGCCAGCTTGAGGCCGCGCCGTCCCGAGATCCCTTTCTTCTCCTCCGTGCCGGGGCAAGGACCCGAGCCCGCGTTCGACGCGGCGTACTGGGCGGCGAACCTCATTCGGCCGGTGCACCTCTGGCCCGCCGTGGAGCGCCTGCTGAACGAGGGCTACGACGGCTTCCTCGAACTCGGCGTGCACCCCTCGCTGATCAACCCCATCGAGCAGGGCCTGCACCAGGTGGGGGCCAAAGGTGTGGTGCTCTCCTCGCTGCGGCGGCCGGAGGACGATCGCACGGTCATGCTGCAGACCGCGGCCAGCCTTTTTGCCGCGGGTGCGCCCGTCGATTTCCGGCGCATCGGCTCGGCCCATGCCCGCGTCGTCGATCTGCCGAAGTACCCATGGCAGCGCAAACGTCATTGGACGGCGCCGTCGGCGGCATCGCCCGAGGCCAAGCAGACGGCGCCCTCGCGGGTGCACCCGCTGCTTGGCGTGCACCTCGTCTCCGCGCGGGCATCGAAGGAGCACTTCTTCGACATCGCCTCGGACGCCGCCCTCTGGCGAGACCATCGCGCGCATGGCGTGAGCATGCTGCCTTCGACGCTGCTCCTGGAAGCCGTGCTCGCTGCGGCTGTCGAGGCCTCGAAGCGTGGCTCCAGCGTCCTCGAATCCTGGACGGTGCACGAGCCTGCGTTGCTCGGCGACGACGGTTCCGTGTCGGGCCAGCTGGTGCTCGTTCCGGGCGACGGGGCTCGGATGCGGTTCGAGCTCTACGATGCCTCCCAGAGCCTCCACGCGTCCGGCGAGCTTCGCACCGCCGCGGAGGATGGTGCGCCCGTCGCGATCGCATTGTCCGAGGTGCGCGCCCGCTGCACGCGCGAGCTCACGGGTGCGCAGCACCTGGAGCGGCTGGAGGAGTGCGGCCTCGCCTACGGTGAAAGCTTCGCAGGGCTCGAGCGCATCTGGCGCGGCGACGGCGAGGCACTGGGCCTCTTTCGCCTGCCCGAGGGCACCGACGCGAACGCATTCCGCGTGCACCCGCCGGCCATCGAAATGGCCCTCCGGCTCACCGCGGGGGTGCTCTCCGGCGAAGACCCGCGCATGCCCGTGCGCTTCGAAGGCGTGCGCTTTCACCGCCGGATCACCGGTCGCCACTGCTGGCTTCATACGCGGCATCTGGCCTCGGGCGCCCTTCGCGTGAGCCTGCTCGACGATGCAGGGCGGGTCGCCATGGAGGCTTCCTCGGTCCATCTCGCACCGGGGCCGCGCGCGCTGGTCGAGGCGGCGGCGGATCGCGCCTCGGGCGAGTGGCTCTACGATGTCGCCTGGCAGCCCGCACCGCCGCTCGCCCCGGCGCCGGGGAGTCCGTCCCGTGGGACGTACCTGGTGCTCACAGACGCAGCGGGCGTGGGGGAGCCGCTCGTTCGTGCGCTCGCGGCCCGAGGGCACGAGGTAATCACCGCGGTGCCGGGTGCTCGCGCGGAGCTTGGACCGCACGCCGTCGCCGTCGATCCCCAGAGCCACGAAGATTGGCATTGGCTTCTTCAGCGCGCGGGCAGTGCCCTTCGCGGCGTGGTGCACCTTTGGGGGCTCGACGCGCCGGCGATGGAAGGGCTCGCGCTCGAAGAACTCGCGGCCGCGCAGCGCGTCGGTTGCAGCGTGATTCCCCCGCTCGTTCGCGCGCTCTCCACGCACGACACCGGCGCGAAGATCTGGTTCGTGACCCGTGGCACCCAGCCCGCCTCGCCCTCGGCGTCGCTGAACGTGGTCCAGGCACCGCTCTGGGGCATGGCGCGCGTGGTGGCGCTCGAGCACCCGGAATGGTGGGGCGGCCTGGTGGATCTCGACCCGAGGCCATCGCCCCACGAGGCCGACGTGCTTCTTGCGGAGATCCTGCACTCGGACGGTGAAGACCAAGTGGCCTACCGGGATGGCACGCGCCGCGTGGCCCGCCTCGTACGCACCTCGGGCGAGGAGCTCCCGGCCGCCGTGACCTTCCGCGACGACGCCACGTACCTCGTCGTGGGCGGTGTGCGGGGCCTCGGCCTCGACCTCGCGGGCTGGATGGTCGAACGCGGCGCACGCCACCTGGTCCTCACCGGGCGCTCGCCAGGTGATTCGGAGCCCGCTGTCTCCGCCCTCGAGCGCGCGGGCGCCTCGGTGCGGGTGCGCGCCGTGGACGTGGGCGATGCCGCGCAAATGCAGGCTCTCTTCGCGGAGGTCGCCTCCAGTGGTCCGGCGCTGAAGGGCGTCATCCATGCCGCGGGCATCAATCGCGCGGCGCCGCTCGCCGAGGTCGATGCACCGTTGCTCGAATCCGTGCTCGCCGCCAAGGTGCGCGGTGGGTGGCTCCTCGAGCAGCTCACCGCCGCACTGCCGCTCGATTTCATGGCGTTGCTCTCCTCGGTGGCCGGCACCTGGGGTGCAGCGTCGCTCGGCCCCTACTCGGCGGCGAACCATTTTCTCGATGCCCTGGCGCACCACCGGCGTGCGCAGGGGCGCGCGGCGACCAGCATCGGGCTGGGCACCTGGGCGGGCGGAGGCATGGGCGTCGCGCTCGCGGAGAATCCCAAGCTGAAGAAGCTCTTCTCGCAGATGGGCTACTCGGTGATGTCCCCGGCGCCGACCTTGGAGATCCTGGGGCGCTTCACCGGCACATCGGCGACGCAGCGTGTGCTCACCAACTTGGACTGGTCACGGTTCAAACCGATCTTCGAGACCAAGCGGCGAAGGCCGCTTCTCGACGAGATCGCGATCGAGGGCGCCGAATGGTCTGGGCCCGCCGCCGGCGAGCTGCGGACGAAGTTGGCGGCCGTCTCCGATGCCGACGAGCGATTCGCGCTGCTCCGAGGTCACGTGCGCGCGCGTGTGGCCGAGGCCATGGGCTACGAGGATGCAACCACCTTGCAGTCGGAGCAGGGCTTCTTCCAGCTGGGGATGGACTCGATCATGAGCGTCCAGTTGCGCATGCGCCTGCAGACGGATCTGATGCAGCCGCTCCCTCCGACCATGGTGTTCGAGCACCCCACGGTGAAGGCCTTGGCCGGCTTCCTCCTGGGCACTCTGGGCACCATGCCGTCCACCACCCCGACGGCCCCGCCGCCGGCCGACCCGGCACCTGCGGATGGCCAACTCTCCGAGGACGAGTTGGTTCTGCAGCTGGCGAACGAACTCGCTGAATTGGGAGTGAACCTCGATGAGTCCCAAGCCTGA